The sequence ATTCGACATACAAATACCCATATGGCCAATAAAAGGAAAGAACCATGTCAGCATAGGTATTGGAGTCCAAACGATGCAAAACGGAAAACGACCTTCTTTGAAGTCTATACTCGGCAATTCGTCATGTGTGTTCTCCATTTCAAGATAAGTTCCCGTTGGTTGTGTTTGCAATGAACCGCTCTGCGTCatgctatttttattttttacttttataatttttgtttattgttttgtttttttttctgtcagctgtttataAAATGTAGAgaagaaacaaattaatttgttattaatttatagTGAATGCATTTTAGTGCTGCCATATAGTTTAGCCGGATATATAGAGTAAAGTTGGCTGCAGTTGCTATGTCGTGAAGAAAAAGATTAGCAAATGAGTCAGAAATTCAGCAAGACAGAGCCCTTTCGCTTGCTTTTACAAATCAGAATCAGCACGTGTAAAAAAAGTGCCAAATTAATTTCAGAAAATGTTAGTATTAaacaatggaaaaaaatattaaaagtaccATTTTTGTATAGCAGAGATAATTCTGCGTGTGCACATATAAAAAGTTATGAAAGTGTTGTGAAAATTATAGAATTATGAAGAAATTAAGTTTGGGAATATTTTTCTCGTGAATAAGTGGTTCTTCGGCAACTACATAAAATCGGTAAAAACACGAATGTCGCACGACCTCTAcaactacaaaagaaaaatatgtagtcaaaaaattgaagcgaaaattattacaaatacaaTAGAATTCAACCGAAAAATTAAGAATAGAAATTAATTCTGTCCaaaaattcttagaaaaaagTAACAAGGAATCGGCCATTTTCCATTTATTCATTAGTGttttattcaacatttttctggcatgaataatttttctcattctcttttcaACTTAATTCTTAACGGGCATTGTTTTTGTTGCGATGAAACACCACCTTTTTTTTAACTCACATAGAAAGGAAGAAAGAAAACGTACGATTGAGTCAGTTGTGTGGTTGTTGTTGGTGGTGCCATGAGAAAAGAAAACAGAATTGGCAAATGCGACTGGAATTGTGATTAGCATTTGATGATGGCTATAATGCtgttgtatttgtttgtgtgtATAAAATGCCACTCAACTCAAATGAGTAAATTAAAATGGTGGAAAgcgtatgagaaaaaaaagaaataattattCACATTTTCGAAAAAGAAGCTAAAAAGTGCACACGCGtgtgaaaaatagaaaataagttttataaatttgcaaaaaagaaatatatttagtACAAACCTATATacacaatttattaaataatgtaaagaaaatatgtatttgatataaatgaaaattagagataaaattataaaaatacatactgatgtttttttttgttttgttttttttttttccttttctttaGGGATGATCGAAGTGATGTAAATGAAGGACCCGCCGGTATGGAACCCGAAGGTGTTATTGAGTCAACTTGGCACGAAGTCTACGATAACTTCGATGACATGAATTTGCGTGAGGAACTTTTGCGTGGCATTTATGGTTATGGTTTCGAGAAACCTTCAGCTATCCAGCAACGCGCTATCATTCCTTGTGTGAGAGGCAGAGATGTCATTGCTCAAGCTCAGTCAGGTAAGTGTTGTGGAGCATACACTAGTAATACAACGTTTGTGTTTACATTATTCTTTTCTCACTAAAGGTACTGGTAAAACTGCAACCTTCTCGATTGCCATTCTTCAACAAATCGATACGTCCATCCGTGACTGTCAAGCTTTGATTTTGGCACCAACTCGTGAGTTGGCCACGCAAATTCAACGTGTTGTTATGGCACTTGGCGAGTATATGAAAGTTCATTCCCACGCCTGCATTGGCGGAACAAATGTCCGTGAGGACGCACGCAACTTGGAAGCTGGTTGTCACGTTGTTGTCGGCACACCCGGTCGTGTGTACGATATGATCAACCGCAAGGTTCTCCGTACAAGCAACATTAAATTGTTCGTCTTGGACGAAGCCGATGAAATGTTGTCTCGTGGTTTCAAGGACCAAATCCAAGATGTTTTCAAGATGCTTCCCACAGACGTGCAGGTTATTCTTCTTTCGGCCACTATGCCACCAGATGTATTGGAAGTGAGTCGTTGTTTCATGCGTGACCCCGTCAGCATTTTAGTTAAGAAGGAGGAACTTACCTTGGAAGGTATTAAGCAATTCTACGTCAATGTCAAACAAGAGAACTGGAAACTTGGTACCTTGTGTGATTTGTATGACACATTATCCATTACTCAGTCAGTAATCTTCTGCAACACCAGACGTAAGGTAAATATAGAAAGAAACCAAACCACCACACCACGGGTTATaagtttgaaaattataaataattacttattgttattgtttctcTCATAGGTCGATCAATTGACTGAAGAGATGACCAACCACAACTTCACCGTTTCGGCTATGCACGGTGATATGGAACAACGTGATCGTGAATTGATCATGAAACAATTCCGTTCCGGTTCATCTCGTGTTCTTATCACAACTGATTTACTGGCCCGTGGTATTGATGTCCAGCAAGTGTCATTGGTTATCAACTATGACTTGCCTTCAAATAGAGAAAATTACATTCATAGGTACGTGTGTTTtcacaaaagaagaaaaaaacggcttgaaaaatattttttatttcttttaattttagaattggTCGTGGTGGACGTTTTGGTCGTAAAGGTGTTGCTATCAATTTTATTActgaagaggatcgcagaatCCTTAAggatattgaacaattttatcacACTACTATCGAGGAAATGCCCGCTAATATTgctgatttaatttaaatatagttattttattttttctttgtttgtcCATTCGCACGTCATCAGCagaaacagcagcagcagcaacagcaaaacaacaaaaacaactactaaattaatttcaaaataaaatacataaaataccaAGTAAAACCAGtctttaaaatcattaaactggaataaaattgtaaagaaataaatacaaaaaaagccaacaaataatattagaattactaatataattaaaattttaataaatatagccTGTgtgaaatatacatatttacgaTATAtggaacaaaaacaaatacaatgcGTAAAGTAAATCTAATTATGCAAAGGTAAAGAAAGCTCCGAGATACACTACATCTACTTGTGGTTAAATGATGATTAACATTCTTTTGCTGAGGGTGgtatattttagcttttatctTTATAAGCACATGTGTTTTAGATAATCTTTCGATTCGCATGGAATTTGATATCAATTTCGATTTGTTTCATAACAGTATTTACTCGAAAACTGAAATATCATATACTTTTACTCATCTTCTtggacatacatttttttggaatttgacttgaccTTATTTCCTTTATAGTAATAATTCCGTCCATGTAACTGCAAAAGTTTTGtgtatgtaattaaaaaatatttgacaattGCTAATCACCCATCTTATCAATATCGCTCATTTGTTATAAGTGTCAtaactcaaaaattttaactcttgtcgatggcttaatataaaaaaggcgtaacgaattattttttttcaaaaatatcaatgaaaaaaaaggttatattaaataacttcattaaaatttaaaaaaaaataaattttatacgagaaattatttattttttatgagaaataaaatgtgatgtctcttattaaaaatttcattaaaactttttctaaaattttatggattttattaagtttattcCTTCTCCTGTacagtaacaaaaaatcgagttacgccttttttatattaagccatcgatatgagTAATACAAAACATTTCTCCAGTTGATTGAAGTCTCATGTACTTTAATCTTTACTAAAGCTTCCGTTATTTTCGGTTAGTACGTTTAATGT comes from Calliphora vicina chromosome 2, idCalVici1.1, whole genome shotgun sequence and encodes:
- the eIF4A gene encoding eukaryotic initiation factor 4A isoform X2 produces the protein MDDRSDVNEGPAGMEPEGVIESTWHEVYDNFDDMNLREELLRGIYGYGFEKPSAIQQRAIIPCVRGRDVIAQAQSGTGKTATFSIAILQQIDTSIRDCQALILAPTRELATQIQRVVMALGEYMKVHSHACIGGTNVREDARNLEAGCHVVVGTPGRVYDMINRKVLRTSNIKLFVLDEADEMLSRGFKDQIQDVFKMLPTDVQVILLSATMPPDVLEVSRCFMRDPVSILVKKEELTLEGIKQFYVNVKQENWKLGTLCDLYDTLSITQSVIFCNTRRKVDQLTEEMTNHNFTVSAMHGDMEQRDRELIMKQFRSGSSRVLITTDLLARGIDVQQVSLVINYDLPSNRENYIHRIGRGGRFGRKGVAINFITEEDRRILKDIEQFYHTTIEEMPANIADLI
- the eIF4A gene encoding eukaryotic initiation factor 4A isoform X1, translating into MDDRSDVNEGPAGMEPEGVIESTWHEVYDNFDDMNLREELLRGIYGYGFEKPSAIQQRAIIPCVRGRDVIAQAQSGTGKTATFSIAILQQIDTSIRDCQALILAPTRELATQIQRVVMALGEYMKVHSHACIGGTNVREDARNLEAGCHVVVGTPGRVYDMINRKVLRTSNIKLFVLDEADEMLSRGFKDQIQDVFKMLPTDVQVILLSATMPPDVLEVSRCFMRDPVSILVKKEELTLEGIKQFYVNVKQENWKLGTLCDLYDTLSITQSVIFCNTRRKVDQLTEEMTNHNFTVSAMHGDMEQRDRELIMKQFRSGSSRVLITTDLLARGIDVQQVSLVINYDLPSNRENYIHRIGRGGRFGRKGVAINFITEEDRRILKDIEQFYHTTIEEMPANIADLI